GCAGCCGGGTCAGCAGGTCCGCGCCCACGGTCAGCAGCGCGCCCAGCACCATCGACCCGGCCAGCGGCGGTTGCGCGGTCTTCGCCAGCCGCATCGCGATCTGCGGTGTCGCCAGCGCGACGAACGTGATCGGCCCCGCCGCGGCGGTGGCGATCGCGGCGAGCGTGGCCGCCAGCAACAGCAGTGCGCCGCGGGCGCCGTCGACCCGGATGCCGAGGCCGCGCGCGGTGTCATCGCCGAACTGCAGGCCGCCGACGGTCCGCCCGCACACCAGCGTGATCGGCACCAGCACGGCCAGCGCGATCGCGACCGGGCCCACCGAGTCCCATCCGACATCGGCGAGGTTGCCGACCAGCCACGTCGTCGCGCGCGCCGCGTCGTTCACGTCCCCGGCGGCGAGCAGCCAGTTCACGACGTTGTAGCTGATCGCCCACAGCCCGATGCCGATCAGCACCATGCGGTAGCCGTCGACGCCGCGCCGCCACGACAACGCGTACAGCAGCACCCCCGCCAGCAGTCCGCCGAGCAGCCCGGCGACCGGCACGCCGATCGCGCTCACCGTGCCGCTGACCTGGCCGCGGTACCCACCGGCGACGATCGCGGCGACCGCGCCGACGCCCGCACCCCACGTAATACCCAGGATGTCCGGGCTGGCCAGCGGGTTCCGCGCGACCGACTGGAACAACGCGCCGGACAGCCCGAGCGCGGCACCCACCAGCACGCCGGCGAGCGTGCGCGGCAGGCGCAGGTCGAAGATGATCCCGCGTTCCCGCCGGGTCCCGCCGCCGAGCAGGGTCTCCAGCACGTGCCAGATCCCGATGCGGGAGCTGCCCATCCCGATGTTGATCGCGGCGACGAGCACCAGCAGCACCGCCGCGACAACCACGACCGCGATCACCCGCGGCTTGACCGTCCACGCCACCGGCCCGGCGGCCAGCACCTTGCGCGTCATACCTTGCTCAGCCCCCGCCGCCGCACCAGCACGATGAACACCGGCGCCCCGATGATCGCGAGCAGGATGCCCACCTCGAAGTCGTCGCCGGTCAGCACCCGCCCCAGCACGTCGGCCGTCAGCAGCAGCACCGCGCCGAGCAGCCCGGCCACCGGCACCAGCCAGCGGTAGTCCGGGCCGGTGATCGCGCGGGCGAGGTGCGGCACGACGAGCCCGAGGAACGCGATCGGCCCGCACGCGGCGACCGCCGACCCCGTCAGCAGCGTGATCGCCGCGACGCCGAGCACGCGCGTACGCACCACCCGCTGCCCGAGCGCGGTCGCGACGTCCTCGCCGAGTGCCAGCGTGTTCAGGCCGGGCGTGTTGATCAGCGCAAGCAGCAGGCCGGCCACCAGGAACGGCGCGATCTGCCCGGTGATCGCGAAATCGCGCCCGGCGATCGACCCGATCCGCCAGAACCGGTAGATCTCCATGCCGCGCTCGTCGCCGAGGATGATCGCCGACACCAGCCCGTGCAGCAGCGCGCTCACCGCGGCGCCGGCGAGCGCGAGCGTCACCGGCGTCGCGCCCCCGCCGCCGACCGCGCCGAGCAGGAACACCGCAACGCTGGCCAGCAGGGCGCCGGCCAACCCGAACCAGATGAACCCGTAGAGCCCGTCGATCCCGAGCACGACGACCGCGAACACGACCGCGAGCGCGGCGCCGTGTGTGACGCCGAGCAGGCCGGGGTCGGCGAGCGGGTTGCGCGTGTGGCCCTGCATGAGCGCGCCGGCGACGCCGATCGCGAGCCCGACGAGCAGGCCGAGCACCGTGCGCGGCACCCGCAGCGACCGGACGATGATGTCCGGTTCGGCCCCGGCGGGGTGGGTGAGCGCCGTCCACACCTCCCCGAGCGGGATCGTTTTCGTACCCAGCGCGACGCTCGCCGCGCAGACGAGGACCAGCAGCACGGCGAGCACGCCGATACCGGCCACCCGGCGCTGCCTGCGCGTCCGTGGCCGGGCTGTCGCCACCACCGTCACTGCTGTCGCCTATCCAACTCGATCTTCCAAACGGGACGAACCGCACCTTATGCTTCGCGTTAGGCTAGGCTAACCGAAAGAGAGATGCCGATGACGAGACCGTGGCGAGCAGCACTGGCGCTGGCGGTGACCGCGTGCCTGACCCTGACCGCGTGCAGCGGCGGCGCCGGGGAATCCGCGGGGCAGGGCGGAGCGAGCCAGGCCGGCTATCCGCGCACCATCCAGCACGCGATGGGTTCGACCGTGCTGAAGACGCAGCCGAAGACCGTCGCCGCGCTCGACACCAGCTACGTGGACGCCGCGTTCGCGCTGGAAACCCAGGTCGTGGCGTACACCAAGTACCGCAACTACGACCAGCTGCCCGAATACCTCGGCGACGACCGCGGGTTCGGTGCGGGCGCCAAGGTGGTCGGCCCGCTGGAGAGCCCGGACGTCGAGCAGCTCTACGACGTCAAGCCGGACGTGATCGTCTCGGCGAAGGTGCGGCACGAGAAGTACTACGACCAGTTCACCGGGGTCGCCCCGACGGTCTTCTCGACGACGACCGGCGCGAGCTGGAAGGACAACATCCGGCTGCTCGCGCGGGTCCTCGGCAAGGAGTCCCTGGCCGAGCAGAAGATCGGCGCCTACGAGCAGCGGGCGCAGCGGATCGGCCAGGAGATCACCGCCAAGCTCGGCCGCACCCCGACGGTGTCCATCGTGCGGTTCGTCGAGGGCGAGCCGACCGTCCGGCTCTACAGCAGCGCGTCCTACCCCGGCGTGGTGATGGCCGACGCGCGGCTGTCCCGGCCGGCGGGCCAGCCGGACACGGCCGACAAGATCTCGGTGAACCTCAGCCAGGAGGACATCGCGAAGCTGGACGCGGACGTCATCTTCGTGTCGTCGTACTCGGACGAGACGAAGACGGCGGAGGACCCGAAGGCGAAGTTCCAGGCCAACCCCCTGTGGGCGACGCTGAAGGGCAAGATCGTCGATGTCCCCGACACGACGTGGTTCAGCGCCGTGAGCCTGCAGGGCGCCTCGGCGATGCTGACCGACCTGGCGAACCAGTTCGGCGTCACGCCGTGACCTGCGCGGGGCCGCGTCCGGTGTGGGCGCGGCCCCGCGGCTCTACGGTGGACCCATGATTTTCATCACCGCGAAGTTCCGCATCCTGCCGAAGCACGCCGACGACTGGCCCGCGATCGCGCGGGACTTCACCCTCGCCACCCGTGCCGAGGACGGGTGCCTGTGGTTCGACTGGTCCCGCAGCGTCGAGGACCCGACGGAGTACGTGCTGGTCGAAGCGTTCCGCGACGGCGAAGCGGGTGCGGCGCACGTGCAGTCCAGCCACTTCGAGACCGCCCGGCAGACCCTGCCGCCGTACCTGGCGGAAACCCCGCGGATCGTCAACTTCGAGCTGCCCCAGGACGACTGGTCCGAGCTGGGCGAGATGGCCGTGCAGCGCTAGGCGCGGAGACCGTCCGCGATGATCCGCGCCAGCGGACGACCCGCCGGGGCCCGCCGCCGCACCGCCAGGTACCCCGCGAGCAGCGCGGTCAGGTCGTCGGGTTCGACGTCCGCCCGGACCGCGCCGGCCGCCTGTGCGCGGCGCAGCAGAGCCCCGAACGCGGCGCGGAACTCGCCCCGCTCGTCCGGCGCCGCCGTGAACGGGGTGCCGGTGCTCGCCTCGAGGGCGTCGCACAGGGCCTTGTTCAGCAGCGCCTGCTCGGCCACCACCTCGAAGAACTCGAAGAACACCCCGCCCGGGTCGGCTGCGGCGAGCCGGTCGCGTGCCTGCTCGGCGAGCCACTCGATGCGGTCGAGCACGACGGCCTCGAACAGCATCTCCTTGCTGGGGAAATGCCGGTAGACCGTGCCCGCGCCCACCCCGGCACGACGCGCGATCTCGTCGAGCGGCACCGACAGGCCCTCGTCGGCGAACGCCTCCCGCGCGGCGGCCAGCACACGCGCGCGATTGCGGCGCGCGTCAGCGCGCAGTCCGGTGCGGCCCGCGGAACTCGTCATCGAGAGCGATTCTAGTCAGCGGACGGCCGCGACGACCGGTTCCGCGAACAGCCCGACCAGCCCGGACCAGGCGCCGGGCACCAGCACCACCGCCAGCACCGTGAACACCGGCACGATCAGGAACTTCTCCACGCCCTTGCCGGTGCGGAAACGCAGGAACCCGGGCGGCCGCAGCTCGTACCAGGTCTCGCCGGCGATCGGCACCGGGAACAGGAACGGGCAGCCGGCTTCGGTGAGCGCATCACCGAGGCAATGCGTGACGCAACCGGCCGCGACCGCGATCCCCAGCCAGCCGGTCAGCTGGGACAGCTCCGCCGCCGCGCTCGCGGTCAGCGCCCACCAGGCCACCCCGCCGCCCGCGACCAGCAGCAACCAGTCCCCCAGCGCGTCCGCGGCGAGCAGCAACGCGAACAGCACCACGGCGGCGACCACGTACCAGCCACCCGCCCGGGTGCCGGCCGTCGTCGCCGCGCCTGCCCCGAGCGCGAACAGCAGTGTGTGCGACAGGTGCCGGTGACTGCCCCGGCGCCGCTCGTCCCGCGGCCCCTTCGTCACCGCGTACAGACCCGCGGAAGCGTGCCGCAGCAGCCAGCACACCATCCCGGTGATCGGGCCGAGCAGTTTCGAGGCGCGGGCACCGGGGTGGTCCAGGTCCGGCAGCAGCGCGAAGCCGGCGGTCGTCGCGGCGAACGCGAGTGCCTGGTGGACGGAGCCGGCGCCGATGGCCGGGGCGAGGGCGAGACCGGCGCACCAGCCGGTCAGCGCGTGGGTGGAACCCATCATGGAAGAGATCTTGGCAAGATGGACCGGAACGGATGCGGAGGGACGGGCATGACCACGACGACGGCGGCCCCCAGTGACGAACTGCGGGCGTTCTGGGCGGAGCGGCACCTGTGCCTGCTCACCACGCTCCGCCCGGACGGCAGACCACACGTCGTGCCGGTCGGCGTCACGGTGGACGAGGACTTCACGACAGGCCGGGTGATCTGCCGCCGCGGCAGCGTCAAAGCTCGCAACGTCCGGGTCGGTCGCCCCGCACTCGCCGTGGTGAGCCAGGTCGACGGCCGCCGTTGGTCGAGTTTGGAGGGAACCGCGGTGATCCGGGAGGATCCGGAATCGGTGGCCGACGCGGAAAACCGGTACGCCGCGCGCTACCACCGCCGGCCGGCGCCGAACCCGGAGCGGGTGGTGATCGAGATCAGCATCAGCCACCGGCTGGGCATGAGGTAAAGCACACCGATGGCGGGTTGCGGGCGAACCGGAAGATGAGGCAGTAATTCAGGGTGCGGACCGTGAAGACCCTCAAGATCGACAGCCCGTTCGCGGGCGGCACGACGTGGGACGTCGTCGATCGGACCGTGATCGGCGCACTCGCGCCGTCGATGATCAGCACCCTGCGCCGCGGTTCCGAGGACTTCCTGTGGTTCGCCGAGCGGCGCATCGCCGGGCACCAGCTCGGCCGACCCGGTCGCTGGGACCACCCCGTGGAGCGGGCACTGCTCGGCTGGCGTTCCCGGCTGGCCTTCGAACTCGACCCGCCGGTCGCGATCCCGGAGATCGACCTCAAGCTGTCCTACTGGGTCCGCAACACGCACGCGGTGTTCCTGCGGCGCCTGCCCGAGACCGGCGGCATGGTGCAGCTGGAGAGCGTGCAGGACGTGGACGCCTGGCTGCACACGCTGATCGACCACTACAAGGCGGTGAAGGCCGCCGGCGAGCAGCAGCTCGACCCGGACGCGCGGGCCACGTTGATGGCGTGGTTCCGGAACACGTTCTTCAAGATCCGCCACGCCGCCGACCGGGTGGGCCTGTCGAGAGTGCGTCCCTGAGGTCCCGACGCGGCCACCCGGCCGAGTCCGGCGATCAGCCGATCGGCTGCCACCAGGGGTCGACCGGTGGCGGGTTGTCCACGTCGATCCGCTCACCGGGGCGGGGGATCGCCAGCGTCACGTCGTGGGCCTTGGCCTCGCGCCAGACCCGTTCGGCGGGTTCGCTCCAGCCGTGCATCGCGAGGCGGAACGTTCCCCAGTGCACCGGGATCAGCAAGCCGCCACCGGCGTCGAGGTGGGCGGCGACTCCCTCCTCGGGTGTCATGTGGATGTCGGGCCACGCCGGGTGGTAGGCGCCGATCTGCACGAGCGCCACGTCGAACGGCCCGTGCTTCGCACCGATCGCGCGGTAGCCGTCGAAGTAGCCCGAGTCCGCCGTGTAGAAGACCTTCCGGCCGGCTCGCGACACGATCCACGACGCCCACAACGTGTTGTTCCGCGTGAACGCGCGGCCCGAGAAGTGCTGCGCCGCCGCGGCCGTCACCTCGACACCAGCCACCGAAACCGACTCGTCCCAGTCCAGCTCGATGATCCGCTCCGCCGGGATCCGCCACCGGCGCAGGTGCGCGCCCACCCCGAGCGGCACCACGAACGGCGCGCGCTGGGTGCGGGCCAGCCGCACCACCGTCGGCCGGTCCAGGTGGTCGTAATGGTCGTGCGAGACGATGATGACGTCCAGCTCGGGCAGGTCGGCCAGCTGGTGCGGCGGCCGGTGCAGCCGCTTCGGCCCGGCGAACCGGGACGGCGACACCCGCTCGCCCCACACCGGGTCCACCAGCACCTTCCGGCCGTCGATCTCGATCAGCGACGAGGCGTGGCCGAACCAGGTGACGTGCAGCCCCGCATCCGCGGGCGCGCCGGGCGGCACCAGCGGAACCGGCCCGGTCGGCTTGCGCTGCTGCTTGCCGAAGAGCATCTCGCCGACCAGGTCGCGGGCGCGGGCGGGCTGCACGAGCGGCGGAGCGAGGTTCCGGAACCGGCCGTCGTGGAACTGCGGGGAGCGCCGCATGCGTTCGGGATCGGGCCTGCCGCCGAAGGACACCGGGATCTCCCCCAGCGCCCACACCGCCGCGCCGAGCAGCGCGGGGAGGGACCACCGGATCATCTTCGCCATGACCTCGAAACTACGCGCGGGCCGGTGAAGTTCCCACCGGAGCAGCCGGACGTGGTCCCGCCGGCACCGGACCGTCCACTTGGTACGGTCGTGACGCGGGCGGGTCAGGCCGGCCTGGTCTCCGCGATCAGCCATTCGAGGTACTCCGCGCTGCCGCCCTCGATGGGTGTCGCGATGATCTCCGGGACCTGGTAGTCGTGCTGCCGCTTGATCAGCTCGACCAGGGGAGCCACCCGGTCGGCCGCGGTCTTGATCTCGACCCGCCATTCGGGGTCGGCGTGCACCTCGCCGTCCCAGCGGTAGACGCTCACGATCGGGCCCACGATCTGCGCGCAGGCACCCAGCCGCGCCTCGACGGCCTGCACGGCCAGCTCACGAGCCGTCGTCTCGCTGTCGGTCGTGGAGGCCACGATCACGTGTTCACGCATGGGCAGGATTACAGCACCGGACCCGGCTCAGACCCAGCCCGCCTGCCGGCCCTCGCGTTGTTCGTCGGCGTCGGCGCCGGCTTTGTGGGTGAGCGCGGCGACCGCCTGCGCCATTTCGGTGCGCACCTGGTCGCCGTCGGTGCGGCGGGTGTGCACGGTCATCGCGATCTCGCACTGCGCCGGGCCGCGGTCGATGACGTGCAACTCACCGCAGTCGTCGCCCTCGCTCTCGGTGCCCCACGCCAGTTGCCTGCTCGCCGCATCCGCGCGGAGCCAGCCCTCCGCGAGGTCCTGCGGGAGGAAGCGGGGCAGGTTGGGCGCATCGGAGATGAACGCGAACGCCTCGTCGGCGGGCAGATCGGCGGTCGCGGTGTAGCTGTACGTCTCCATGACGTCGGAAGTAGCCGTGTGATAGAGGGATAAACGGGGTACGCCGGACCTTATGCGACTCGGCGTGCTCGACATCGGTTCGAACTCCGCGCAACTCCAGATCGTGGATGCCCACCCGGGGGCCCCGCCATTGCCCGCACTGGCTGTGAAAGAGCCCACACGGCTGGCCGAGCAGATCGACGAGACGGGCGCGATCGCGGAGGAGGGCGTGTGCCGGGCGGTGGACGCCGTGGAGTCGGCGCTCGCCGCGGCCCGGCTGCACCGGGTGGAGCAGCTGTTCCTGTTCGCGACCTCGGCGATCCGCGACGCGGCCAACCGCGACGAGATCATCAACCGGATCGAGGAACGCACCGGAGTGCGCCCGCAGTTCCTCACCGGTGAGGACGAGGCCAGGCTGACCTACTCCGCGGCGCACCGCTGGTACGGCTGGTCGGCGGGGCGCCTGCTGCTGCTCGACATCGGCGGCGGGTCGCTGGAGATCGCGCTGGGACGGGACGCCGAACCGCAGCTCACCCTGTCCCTGCCGCTCGGCGCAGGACGGCTGACGCGGATGTTCCTGACCGACGACCCGCCGACGGCCAAGCAGGTCAAGGCGATGCGCCGGCACGCACGGGACATGCTGCGCGAGGTCGCCGACCGGCTGAGATGGGAGGGTGTGCCGGCGCGTGCGGTGGCCACCTCCAAGACGTTCAAGCAGCTGGCCCGGCTGGCGGGCGCGCCGCCGCAGCGGCGCGGTCCGTTCGTGCGGCGCACGCTCACCGTCGACGCGCTCAACACGTGGATCCCCCGTCTGGCGGAGATGACGGCGGCCGAACGGGCGCGGCTGCGCGGGGTGTCCGCACCGCGCGCACGGCAGATCCTGGCGGGCGCGATCGTGGCGAAGGCGACCATGGACACGCTCGACATCCGCAAGGTCGACGTGTGCCCGTGGGCGCTGCGCGAAGGGATCATGCTGCACCACCTGCAAACCCTCCAGGTCTACGACGGGCTGCCGCTCCAGGCGATCAGCACCGCGGTGCCGGAGGTGTCGGGCCGGGGTGTCCCGGGTAAGCCCCTGGTGGGACTGAGCCGAGGAGCGTGAGGAGTTTTCCATGTCGGAGACGGTCGGCGACTACCTGCTGCGGCGCCTGCGGGAATGGGATGTGGAGCAGGTTTTCGCCTACCCGGGCGACGGGATCAACGGGATCGTCGCCGCGTTCGGCAAGGCGGACGACCAGCCCCGGTTCGTGCAGGCCCGTCATGAGGAGATGGCCGCGTTCGAGGCGGTGGGGTACGCCAAGTTCAGCGGGCACGTCGGGGTGTGCATGGCGACCTCGGGGCCGGGCGCCATCCATCTGCTCAACGGGCTCTACGACGCCAAGCTCGACCACGTCCCGGTGGTGGCGATCGTGGGGCAGACCGCGCGCAGCGCCATGGGCGGCAGCTACCAGCAGGAAGTCGACCTGCAGCCGTTGTTCAAGGACGTCGCGAGCGAGTACCTGGTCGAGGTCAACGTCGCCGAGCAGCTGCCCAACGCACTGGACCGGGCGATCCGCACGGCCCTGGCGAAACGGGCGCCGACCGCGCTGATCATCCCGGCGGATCTGCAGGAGCAGCCGTACACGGCGCCGAAGCACGCGTTCAAGCAGGTGCCCTCCAGCCCGCCCGGGTTCCCGCATCCGGTGGTGATCCCGCCGGAGGACGAGCTCGCGCGCGCGGCCGAGGTGCTGGATGCCGGGGAGAAGGTGGCGATCCTGGTCGGCCAGGGTGCGCGCAACGCCGCCGCCGAGGTCCGGGAGATCGCGGAGCTGACCGGCGCCGGAGTGGCGAAGGCGTTGCTGGGCAAGGACGTCCTGCCCGACGACCTGCCCTACGTCACCGGCTCGATCGGGCTGCTCGGCACCCGGCCGAGCTACGAGATGATGCGCGACTGCGACACGCTGCTGATCGTCGGTTCGAACTTCCCGTACAGCCAGTTCCTGCCCGAGTTCGGCCAGGCCCGCGCCGTCCAGATCGACATCGACGGCAGCATGATCGGCATGCGGTACCCGACCGAGGTGAACCTGGTCGGCGAGGCGAAGGGCACGCTGCGGGCGCTGATGCCGATGGTGCAGCGCAAGGACGACCGCCGGTGGCGGGAGAAGATCGAGAAGAACGTCGCGTCCTGGTGGGACACCGTCGAGCAGCAGGCGATGGTCGACGCGGACCCGGTGAACCCGATGCGGGTGGTGCACGAGCTGTCGAAGCGGATTCCCGAGGACGCGATCGTCACGGCCGACTCGGGGTCGTCGACCAACTGGTACGCGCGCAACCTCCGCATCCGCGGGCGGATGCGGGGCTCACTGTCCGGCACGCTCGCCACGATGGGGCCGGGTGTGCCGTACGCGATCGGGGCGAAGTTCGCCTGCCCGGACCGGCCGGTGATCGCGCTGGTCGGCGACGGCGCGATGCAGATGAACGGCATGGCCGAGCTGCTCACGATCCGCCGCTACCGGCACCTGTGGTCGGATCCGCGGCTGGTGGTGTGCGTGTTCCACAACAACGACCTCAACCAGGTCACCTGGGAGCTGCGGTCGATGGGCGGCGCCCCGAAGTTCGAGGAGTCGCAGTCATTGCCCGAGTTCTCCTACGCCGAATTCGCCCGGTCGCTGGGGTTCGAGGCGGCCGCGGTCGACGAGCCGGACCAGCTCGGCCCGGCGTGGGAGCGGGCGCTGTCGGCGGACCGGCCCGCGCTGCTGGACGTCCGCTGTGATCCGGAGGTGCCGCCGATCCCGCCGCACGCCACGTTCGAGCAGATCAAGTCGACCACCGAGGCGATGCTCAAGGGCGACCGCGACGCGTGGCACATCCTGGTCGAGGGGCTGAAGACCAAGGCGCAGGAGCTGCTGCCCAACCGCTGAGACGTGGTCCGGACATGGCTTGCGTGGCGGCGCGGGTAGCGGTGCCGGCTGACGGCCCACCGCAAGCGGCTCCGCCGCAAACAACAGAGTCTAGGCGCCGTCGTTGAGCCAGCTTCGGATCTCGTCGGTGTGCTCGCCGAGCCGGGGCGGCGCCTGGCGGTAGGCCGGCGGTGTCTTCGCCAGCCCGATCGGGTTGCGCACGACGTCCAGCCCGCCGAGCGGGACGCGTGGCTCGAGCCCGAGCCGGTCGGCGAGCTGGAAGGCTTCGGCGAGGTCGTTCACCGGTCCGCACGGCACGCCCAGGGGCGTGAGCAGCTCGAACCACTCGTCGGCGGGCCGGGCCCGCAGCCGGGTGCCCAGGAGATCGGCGAGCTCCGCGACGTGCGCGACCCGCCGCTCGTTGGTGGTGAACCGCTCGTCGGCCGCCAGGTCCGGCACGCCGAGCGCCGCGGTGAACGCCGCGAACTGCCGGTCGTTGCCGACCGCGATGACGATCGGCCGGTCGGCGGCCTGGAACACCTCGTACGGCGCGATGGACGGGTGCCGGTTGCCCATGATGCCGGGGACCACGCCCGCCATCACGTGGTTCGCGCTCTGGTTGACCATGCTGGACAGCAGCGCGCCGAGCAGGCTGATCTCCACCAGCTGGCCCTCGCCGGTCGCGTCGCGGTGCCGCAGCGCGGACAGGATGCCGACGGCCGCGTGCAGCCCGGTCAGCACGTCGACCAGCGCGACCCCGACCTTGGTCGGCTCGCCCGGAGCCGGCCCGGTGACGCTCATCAGCCCGCCCACGGCCTGCAGCAGCAGGTCGTAGCCAGGCAGGTCCGCGCCGGCGCCGCTGCCGAACCCGGAGATCGAGCAGTACACCAGGCCGGGGTTCGCCGGGGCGAGGTCGTCGTAGCCGAGGCCGTAGCGCGCCATGGTGCCCGGGCGGAAGTTCTCGACCAGCACATCGGCGCGCGCGGCGAGCTCCTTCGCCGTGGCCAGGTCGTCCGGATCGGTGAGGTCGAGGGCGATCGAGCGCTTGTTGCGGTTGACCGACCGGAAGTAGACGGCCTCGCCGTCGGCGTGCGGCGGGCCCCAGGCGCGGGTGTCGTCCCCGCTGCCCGGCCGCTCGACCTTGATCACTTCGGCGCCGAGGTCGGCGAGCAGCATGGTCGCGTAGGGCGCGGCGAGCACCCGGCTGAAGTCGGCGATGACGACGCCGGACAGCGCCCCGGTTCGATCGGTCACACCGTCCCTTCTACCTCATCGGGGCCAGCTTCCGGACCACGTACCGCGCGTCGCGGCCGACGCCGCGCAGGCTCGCGGACACCAGCGTGCTCTGCCACTCCAGCCCGACGTACCCGAGGCCGGGCACCGACGTGGACACGCCGCGCCGGTGCTTCGGCACGCCGCGCCCGTCCAGCGCGCCGAGGCCGTCGAGGTAGGGCATGTCCGGCCGGTACCCGGTGGCGAGCAGGAGCGTGTCGACGGGTTCGCTTTGGCCGTCGGACCACAGGACGTGGTTGCCGTCGAGGCGGGTGAACATCGGGCGGCGGTCCGGCTGCCCGGCGCGGATCAGCCCGCGGTAGTGGCCGGTGTCGATCACCGGCACGGTCGGCGGCTCGCCCTTGATGCGCCGCGGCAGGTACGCGACACCGGTGACCGAGAACCAGAACTGCAGGTCCTTGCCCAGCGGCCGTTGCGGCGCGTACCGCACCGGCCTGCGGGTCGCGAGCGTCACCGA
The sequence above is a segment of the Amycolatopsis viridis genome. Coding sequences within it:
- a CDS encoding FecCD family ABC transporter permease; its protein translation is MTRKVLAAGPVAWTVKPRVIAVVVVAAVLLVLVAAINIGMGSSRIGIWHVLETLLGGGTRRERGIIFDLRLPRTLAGVLVGAALGLSGALFQSVARNPLASPDILGITWGAGVGAVAAIVAGGYRGQVSGTVSAIGVPVAGLLGGLLAGVLLYALSWRRGVDGYRMVLIGIGLWAISYNVVNWLLAAGDVNDAARATTWLVGNLADVGWDSVGPVAIALAVLVPITLVCGRTVGGLQFGDDTARGLGIRVDGARGALLLLAATLAAIATAAAGPITFVALATPQIAMRLAKTAQPPLAGSMVLGALLTVGADLLTRLLLPDLPVGVLTAVLGAPYLIFLFVRSRREARA
- a CDS encoding FecCD family ABC transporter permease; protein product: MTVVATARPRTRRQRRVAGIGVLAVLLVLVCAASVALGTKTIPLGEVWTALTHPAGAEPDIIVRSLRVPRTVLGLLVGLAIGVAGALMQGHTRNPLADPGLLGVTHGAALAVVFAVVVLGIDGLYGFIWFGLAGALLASVAVFLLGAVGGGGATPVTLALAGAAVSALLHGLVSAIILGDERGMEIYRFWRIGSIAGRDFAITGQIAPFLVAGLLLALINTPGLNTLALGEDVATALGQRVVRTRVLGVAAITLLTGSAVAACGPIAFLGLVVPHLARAITGPDYRWLVPVAGLLGAVLLLTADVLGRVLTGDDFEVGILLAIIGAPVFIVLVRRRGLSKV
- a CDS encoding ABC transporter substrate-binding protein, with amino-acid sequence MTRPWRAALALAVTACLTLTACSGGAGESAGQGGASQAGYPRTIQHAMGSTVLKTQPKTVAALDTSYVDAAFALETQVVAYTKYRNYDQLPEYLGDDRGFGAGAKVVGPLESPDVEQLYDVKPDVIVSAKVRHEKYYDQFTGVAPTVFSTTTGASWKDNIRLLARVLGKESLAEQKIGAYEQRAQRIGQEITAKLGRTPTVSIVRFVEGEPTVRLYSSASYPGVVMADARLSRPAGQPDTADKISVNLSQEDIAKLDADVIFVSSYSDETKTAEDPKAKFQANPLWATLKGKIVDVPDTTWFSAVSLQGASAMLTDLANQFGVTP
- a CDS encoding putative quinol monooxygenase; translation: MIFITAKFRILPKHADDWPAIARDFTLATRAEDGCLWFDWSRSVEDPTEYVLVEAFRDGEAGAAHVQSSHFETARQTLPPYLAETPRIVNFELPQDDWSELGEMAVQR
- a CDS encoding TetR/AcrR family transcriptional regulator — encoded protein: MTSSAGRTGLRADARRNRARVLAAAREAFADEGLSVPLDEIARRAGVGAGTVYRHFPSKEMLFEAVVLDRIEWLAEQARDRLAAADPGGVFFEFFEVVAEQALLNKALCDALEASTGTPFTAAPDERGEFRAAFGALLRRAQAAGAVRADVEPDDLTALLAGYLAVRRRAPAGRPLARIIADGLRA
- a CDS encoding metal-dependent hydrolase, which encodes MGSTHALTGWCAGLALAPAIGAGSVHQALAFAATTAGFALLPDLDHPGARASKLLGPITGMVCWLLRHASAGLYAVTKGPRDERRRGSHRHLSHTLLFALGAGAATTAGTRAGGWYVVAAVVLFALLLAADALGDWLLLVAGGGVAWWALTASAAAELSQLTGWLGIAVAAGCVTHCLGDALTEAGCPFLFPVPIAGETWYELRPPGFLRFRTGKGVEKFLIVPVFTVLAVVLVPGAWSGLVGLFAEPVVAAVR
- a CDS encoding PPOX class F420-dependent oxidoreductase encodes the protein MTTTTAAPSDELRAFWAERHLCLLTTLRPDGRPHVVPVGVTVDEDFTTGRVICRRGSVKARNVRVGRPALAVVSQVDGRRWSSLEGTAVIREDPESVADAENRYAARYHRRPAPNPERVVIEISISHRLGMR
- a CDS encoding MBL fold metallo-hydrolase, whose translation is MAKMIRWSLPALLGAAVWALGEIPVSFGGRPDPERMRRSPQFHDGRFRNLAPPLVQPARARDLVGEMLFGKQQRKPTGPVPLVPPGAPADAGLHVTWFGHASSLIEIDGRKVLVDPVWGERVSPSRFAGPKRLHRPPHQLADLPELDVIIVSHDHYDHLDRPTVVRLARTQRAPFVVPLGVGAHLRRWRIPAERIIELDWDESVSVAGVEVTAAAAQHFSGRAFTRNNTLWASWIVSRAGRKVFYTADSGYFDGYRAIGAKHGPFDVALVQIGAYHPAWPDIHMTPEEGVAAHLDAGGGLLIPVHWGTFRLAMHGWSEPAERVWREAKAHDVTLAIPRPGERIDVDNPPPVDPWWQPIG
- the cutA gene encoding divalent-cation tolerance protein CutA, with the translated sequence MREHVIVASTTDSETTARELAVQAVEARLGACAQIVGPIVSVYRWDGEVHADPEWRVEIKTAADRVAPLVELIKRQHDYQVPEIIATPIEGGSAEYLEWLIAETRPA
- a CDS encoding Ppx/GppA phosphatase family protein; the encoded protein is MKEPTRLAEQIDETGAIAEEGVCRAVDAVESALAAARLHRVEQLFLFATSAIRDAANRDEIINRIEERTGVRPQFLTGEDEARLTYSAAHRWYGWSAGRLLLLDIGGGSLEIALGRDAEPQLTLSLPLGAGRLTRMFLTDDPPTAKQVKAMRRHARDMLREVADRLRWEGVPARAVATSKTFKQLARLAGAPPQRRGPFVRRTLTVDALNTWIPRLAEMTAAERARLRGVSAPRARQILAGAIVAKATMDTLDIRKVDVCPWALREGIMLHHLQTLQVYDGLPLQAISTAVPEVSGRGVPGKPLVGLSRGA